One genomic window of Psychrobacillus sp. INOP01 includes the following:
- a CDS encoding metallophosphoesterase, with translation MKKFLMFVIAVIVLLYISNSWIQTTEITVESDRVPASFDGVKILQISDLHDATFGDNQEKLVKKIKNTDPDLIFITGDLIDSNRYNLDQSLELVRQIMDLAPIYYVTGNHEIATNDTENIKNSLTELGVNVLSNEEQIIEHNGEQIRIIGIEDPLNGILVNEALSQFEDNDLFTLVLSHRPETFQDYVDYEMDVVFSGHAHGGQFRLPGLGGLVAPGQGLFPSYTAGMYTENTTHMIVSRGLGNSVIPVRVFNSPEIVLVTLKSL, from the coding sequence ATGAAGAAATTTTTAATGTTTGTCATAGCGGTTATCGTGTTATTGTACATAAGCAATAGTTGGATTCAAACTACTGAAATTACCGTAGAGTCAGATAGAGTTCCTGCTAGTTTCGATGGGGTAAAGATTCTGCAAATTTCCGACTTACATGATGCAACCTTCGGAGACAATCAGGAAAAACTAGTAAAGAAAATAAAGAACACAGACCCGGACCTTATTTTTATAACTGGAGACCTTATTGATAGTAACCGATATAACTTAGATCAAAGTTTAGAATTGGTAAGACAGATTATGGATCTTGCTCCCATCTACTATGTGACGGGAAACCACGAAATCGCTACTAATGATACCGAGAATATAAAGAATTCTTTAACTGAACTAGGGGTAAATGTACTTTCTAATGAGGAACAAATAATTGAGCATAATGGAGAACAAATTCGTATTATTGGTATTGAAGATCCTCTTAATGGGATTCTAGTGAATGAGGCTTTAAGTCAATTTGAGGACAATGATTTGTTCACTTTAGTGCTATCCCATCGACCTGAGACCTTTCAAGATTACGTAGACTATGAAATGGATGTTGTTTTTTCTGGACATGCACATGGCGGACAGTTTCGACTTCCAGGTCTAGGCGGACTAGTTGCTCCGGGACAGGGTCTATTTCCTAGTTATACAGCGGGAATGTACACCGAAAACACTACACATATGATTGTGAGTAGGGGACTAGGTAATAGTGTTATTCCTGTAAGAGTATTTAACTCACCGGAGATTGTCCTGGTAACCTTAAAGAGTTTGTAA
- a CDS encoding CsbD family protein, translated as MSGLSDKVKGAVNKTKGEAKDQFGNATDDHKLQAEGKIDKLKGEVQKEVGELKDRFDRKDER; from the coding sequence ATGAGTGGATTATCTGACAAAGTAAAAGGTGCAGTGAACAAAACTAAAGGTGAAGCAAAAGACCAATTTGGTAATGCAACCGACGACCATAAATTACAAGCAGAGGGTAAAATAGATAAATTAAAAGGTGAAGTTCAAAAAGAAGTTGGAGAATTAAAAGATCGCTTCGACCGTAAAGATGAACGTTGA